A segment of the Trifolium pratense cultivar HEN17-A07 linkage group LG7, ARS_RC_1.1, whole genome shotgun sequence genome:
catatGCATGAATGTGTGTCAGCTAGTGTAGAAGGATAATCGTGTTTTAGAATTTTAGATGCTGtgttgaaaaacaaaaaacatgttCTTTAATCTTTTGTCATGTTTTTCACAACAACAATAGTTCATCTTGTTCCTTTGTAAACTAGAAGAAGCAGAAAGAGTTTGAAACAAGCCTTTGAAATTTTCTTCCCTTTCTCTCAGGTAAACACAAACCCATTTTCAAGACTCCATTTTTTtcaatcattttcattttcattcaattcCCAAGAATTTTCAGATAGAATTGAAAAGTGGGTAGCTGATTATTtcccttaattttattttattgattgaaaatttTCTATCTTGTTAGAATTTGTAGAACAACAAGAAGCGCAGTTTGTTTGACTatttgttttgacttttgagcTAAATTTTGAAACTTTGTGATTGCTATGTGATGGTgtttcaaattatcaatttagttttttgatttggtttttccAATTTGTGTGTTAAGGTGTGATTGTGCTTCAAAAATGGCTGCTGGAACTGTTCCTGCTACGTTTACTAGCCTCAGGACATGTGATTCTGGTTTGGGGTTTGGGAAAagtattgattttgtgagagtTTCTGATTTGAGAAGAATGAAATCTGTTAGGAGAAAGGTTTCAATTATTAGGAATTCAAATCCTAGCCAGGATATTGCTGAACTTCAACCTGCATCTAAAGGAAGTCAACTTTTAGGTATGAATGTTACTTGATTGTTTCAGGTATTTTGTTTGTGCATTAATTATCATTGCTAATCCTAAATTCTAACTCTAATGACTGTGGTTAATCTGTGGATAATGTTTTAAATGTAGTTCCTAGGCAAAAGTATTGTGAATCATTGCACAAAACTGTGAGGAGAAAAACAAGGACAGTGACGGTTGGTGACGTGACTATTGGTAGTGAGCATCCTATAAGAATTCAGACCATGACTACGACGGATACTAAGGATGTTGCTGGAACGGTTGAACAGGTTACACAACTGTTATTTTGCCTTGCACCAATACAAAATGATACAATTGACAGATGTATTTAGATgttatgtttctttttcttctgtCTATTGGGGCAGGTGATGAAAATAGCAGACAAAGGAGCTGATATCGTACGGATAACAGTTCAAGGGAAGAAAGAAGCTGATGCATGTTTTGAGATTAAAAACTCACTTGTGCAGAAAAAGTAAGCATAAATTATAGGTAGTTATATTGGATATGGTCGATGCTGTAACTTGTATTGTTTACGTATTTATGTACCTATGTCCAGCTACAACATACCATTGGTGGCTGACATTCATTTTGCTCCCACTGTTGCTTTACGAGTAGCTGAATGCTTTGATAAGATTCGTGTCAAccctggaaattttggtatgaATATCTTCATCGATTCAGTAGTCTTCTTTTACTCTCTATTTTGTCtatgtattttttcaatatatatttaaaagtaTTGTCTTGCATTCTGAATCCAAAATGGTTGTCTTTCACAGCTGACAGACGAGCTCAGTTTGAAATATTAGAGTATACAGAAGACGACTATCAGAAAGAACTTGAGCATATTGAACAGGTTGAATCACCcgtcttatttatattttactcTGATGCTTcgaaagtttattttattttctatccGATGTCTGTTAGAATTAATAACACCACAACTGCAATGTGaagtttttgacctattttatgCTTTATAAAATTATAGGTTTTCACGCCATTAGTTGAAAAATGTAAGAAATACGGAAGGGCAATGCGCATTGGAACAAACCACGGCAGTCTTTCTGATCGTATAATGAGCTACTATGGAGATTCACCTAGGGGAATGGTCAGTCTTTTCCTCTATTATTCTGCAACACACCTTTCGTGTACTAAAGTGTTTTCTCTAGACTAGATGTTTTGTCCGTCTAACTAAACAATGATTGGACAGGTGGAATCTGCCTTTGAATTTGCAAGGATATGCCGCAAGTTGGACTATCACAATTTCGTATTTTCTATGAAAGCGAGCAACCCTGTTGTCATGGTTCAGGCATACCGTTTACTTGTAGCTGAAATGTATGTCCAAGGCTGGGATTATCCGTTACACTTGGGTGTTACTGAAGCTGGAGAAGGTGAGGATGGTAGGATGAAATCTGCAATTGGCATTGGAACTCTTCTTCAGGTATGTGTGTGAATTGATTATGGCTCTGTTTGCTACAGACTCACATGTATGTTGACGATATGATTTTCATCAGGATGGATTGGGAGATACCATTAGAGTTTCTCTCACAGAACCACCAGAGGAGGAGATAGATCCTTGTACAAGGTTGGCAAACCTTGGAATGAGGGCAGCTGAACTCCAAAAAGGGGTGGTATGGTTCAAAAAAACCTCCAGTTTAACATGCCTAAATTTTCTAAAGTCTCAACATCCTAAaattttatgaacttactttcATTGACACTTCTTCCATTCCATCAGGCACCTTTTGAAGAAAAGCACAGACATTACTTTGACTTCCAACGCCGTTCTGGTCAATTGCCGGTTCAAAAAGAGGTTAAAATTAAAAGTTCTGTAGAAAAACTTAACTATATTTACAGTTTATACACAGACTCCAAACGTTCTTCCACGGCGTACTTCCTATGGCATTTATTTAAAGAACTTTCCTTCTTAATACAGGGTGAGGATGTGGATTATAGAGGGACCCTCCACCGGGACGGATCTGTTCTCATGTCAGTCTCGTTGGATCAGTTAAAGGTAACATTTTGACAGCCCTCTTGTTCTCTCTTATTTTTGTCTGATCAAAATGTCGCTGTCAATATATCTGTTTGTGTTAATCACATTTATATTCTCTCTATTCCCTGATTTTTACAGACGCCAGAGCTTCTCTACAAGTCACTTGCTGCTAAACTCATTGTTGGCATGCCATTTAAGGTTTTGGTTACTTAATCTTATTGGATTAAATGTCTTGTGGatttaaataataagttatttacATAGTTTGTCCTGTATATTCAGGATCTGGCAACAGTAGATTCAATCTTATTGCGGGAACTTCCTCCAGTAGACGATGTTGATGCTGTAAGAACTAAGAACCTTCACTTTGGGAACTAAGTCTTAATAGGGGCATTTACTCTTTCATCTTTTTTATCCACCAAACCATTTCTTCACTGTCAAGTTATTGTGATCGCTCAAATAATTTTCTCTTCCTCTCTCTCATTTTTGGTACTATGATCAGCGGCTAGCTCTAAAAAGATTGATTGATATTAGTATGGGAGTTATAACTCCTTTATCGGAGCAGCTAACAAAGCCATTACCAAATGCCATAGCTCTGGTAAACCTTAAGGAGCTATCTACTGGAGCTCATAAGCTTTTGCCACAAGGTACTATTCAATCTGCGTTTTAAGGATCACTGTTGggttataatatttaaatttaacatGTAACTAAGCACaataactttttttcctctctccACTACGATGTTTATGTGTGGTCTTATATCTATTGGTTATATATTAGGCACACGCTTGGTTGTGTCAGTACGTGGTGACGAGCCTTATGAAGAACTGGAAATTCTTAAAGGTGTTGATGCTACTATGCTTCTCCATGACCTGCCGTATACAGAAGACAGAATTAGTAGAGTGCATGCAGCTAGGCGGTGAGAGAAAAAACTGAACATGATTAATACTAATTTGCTGTATCAATCTGGCAACATGAATCCAATTATGATTTAGAATCTATCTTTACTAATCTCGATATCTTATTGGCATATCAGGTTATTCGAGTACCTATCAGACAATTCTCTAGATTTTCCTGTCATTCACCACATTCAATTTCCAAATGGGATTCACAGGTAATTTTTTAGTTATAATGAGATGAACAAATATGTAGATCTTGCAAAGCCTAATCAGCTCATGTTACAGGGATGACTTAGTGATTGGTGCTGGCTCTCATGCTGGAGCTCTTCTGGTTGATGGGCTTGGAGACGGTCTTCTTTTAGAAGCCTCGGATAAAGATTTTGACTTTCTTAGAAATACATCTTTCAATTTGCTGCAAGGCTGCAGAATGAGAAATACAAAAACAGTATGTTGTTCAAGCACAACACACAAAATCTGaattggaaaagaaaaatttgCAATCTTTATTGATATGCCTAACGTGTGTCTTGCAGGAGTACGTCTCTTGCCCATCCTGTGGTAGAACCTTATTTGATCTTCAAGAAATAAGTGCGGAAATTCGAGAGAAGACATCACACCTCCCTGGTGTTTCGGTAATATCAGAGTCCTTTCCTTCATAGAACATGTTCCAAATTGTATCAGTGTACTATGCTTTGAAAATTCCATCCTTGTAATGCGAAAGTccatgtttttatattattaactttCTGCTGCTGTGCTGCATCAGATTGCAATCATGGGATGCATTGTAAATGGCCCTGGAGAGATGGCTGATGCAGACTTTGGGTATGTCGGAGGTGCTCCTGGGAAGATTGACCTCTATGTTGGGAAGGTAACATATTCTTTGCACCGCTGTGAATCTATACATGCACTAATGTTCTGAAAAGAAAATATCACCgttgattaaatatttttatgttgaatTGAGTTTGACGGTAAGTTCAATGGAATTGTTCCAATTACAGACTGTGGTGAAGCGCGCAATTGCGATGGAGCAAGCAACTGATGCCTTGATCGATCTAATAAAAGAGCATGGACGTTGGGTAGATCCTCCAGTAGAGGAGTAAAATCTACAACCCAAGTGTTCAGATTAGCCAATTGGGTCCCGACACATGGGACATTGGGAGGATCCTTTAATGTGATCATTGTATGTAGCATATGTTATTGTTATGGGACCTCagaaagtttgatttttcatgtTTCAACATAGTTGGAAAATGCggaaattttcttttaaaaaaggTCCCAAATATAGTATGGGGGTTGGGAATTCTTCAGCTGCATCATGCATACAATAAATCAATAGCAATGACAGTGTATTATTATCTTATCCCcatcaataatatatattatagagaAATTCTTGGAACAATGCGAGTTTTGTGATCATTTTCTGTCGACTAAGCTGTTCGATATTCAGATTTTAGAGTATGAAATGTAGTGTGTCCTATTGAATTTGAAAGTGTGAAGTGTTAATACTAAATAAATGTGGTTTGACAGTTCATAAGAGTCCCAACATCTTAATGAGGCGTTCCAATCACCGCATTGGCGCTTTAAAAACCTCTTTAGCCCCTTAACTTCGATTGGAGGACCATTCTTTCACGACACCAGAAAGCCATTGAGACAATTTTTAAAGACAACACCATAAAAGTCTGCAATTATTAATGTCATAGCAGTTAATAACTCGAAAAAACTgcacaaaattaaatttttgcaaTCAAATTTGTCTAGTAATTACCGTCCATAACctaatacataattaaaatctaagtAGTCACGCTTTGAAGTATAAAACTTAATCACTAAACCATCCTTAATTAACCTCCTTTGGGTTTGAGTTATGTACATGTAATTAACATATTCTCTCAAGAAGGATTTAAATTTCTTGTAGTTCAGAATCTCACGGTTAAGAAATCTAAATCATCTGATATTGATGAGACGACTCACAACATGcggaaatatatatttttttaatatgaattattgaattaaaaatatagacATCTGATCATGATCTAGTAGCTCGTAATTGTGCGAATGTGAGATTCCATCGAGAAAAAAACTcaatcaaattaaataatacaaataaataGTAAACCATAATATTACACACAAAAATTGAGTATCTTTATTGCAATCATCACATATcaacaagaacaaaaagaatctaaaaaaaaaaaaaaagaaattgaatcaatgtatcaaaaatcaaaataacgGCAATAAGAAAAGGTGAAAAATCTATGTATATAGAGGAAGAGTATAATAACCTCGATACAAATGAAACTACGTATTCGTATACAAATACGAATACAGCTACGACTACGAGTATTCTTCTTCCTACAGAACAATATCTCTTCCTAAGGCGTAATTATACTGATTTCTCCGTATATTCTGCTTCCGTTTCTTGTACACCATTCCGGCCAACATAAGAACACTCGCCGCCACGATTATTCCGATCGCTATCCCTGCTTTCTTGCTTCCGCTCATTCCTTCTCCGGATGAATCATCTGTTCCATCATCAACGCCGATGTGGTTTATTGAATTAGAATCTTCCGGCGAAGGAGCCGGAGATGAATTTGAAGTGATCGGAGTCGGAGGAGACGGTGGTGGTGGAAATGAAACTACAGGCGAACTGGCTGGAGGATTGTATGGAGATGGAGTGGTAGCCGGTGACGGTGAAGGTGACTGTGGCGATGGCGATGGCAATGACGACGGAGATGGAGTGGTAGCCGATGATGGTGACTGTGGCGGTGGCGATGGCGATGACGAAGGAGATGGAGATGGCGGTAAATCGGCGGTTACATGAAGTGAAAGAGTGAgtaagaaaatagaaagaaacGATAATCTTGCGTTTTCCATTGGAGAGAAAATGGATCTGAAAGAGAGTGGAAAATGTTTGAAAGAAAACGGTTAGTTATGATTCTGAGAGAAAATTCGCGGCATAGAAAACGGTTAACGAGGGAGAATCGATCGGAGGGTCTATATTGAAGGAATCGTAAAGGGAAATGACACGGGAATGCGACACGTGGATTGAGATTCACTCGATTGAATTGGAAATTGGAATTGAAGtgaaaaagttga
Coding sequences within it:
- the LOC123899757 gene encoding 4-hydroxy-3-methylbut-2-en-1-yl diphosphate synthase (ferredoxin), chloroplastic isoform X1 → MAAGTVPATFTSLRTCDSGLGFGKSIDFVRVSDLRRMKSVRRKVSIIRNSNPSQDIAELQPASKGSQLLVPRQKYCESLHKTVRRKTRTVTVGDVTIGSEHPIRIQTMTTTDTKDVAGTVEQVMKIADKGADIVRITVQGKKEADACFEIKNSLVQKNYNIPLVADIHFAPTVALRVAECFDKIRVNPGNFADRRAQFEILEYTEDDYQKELEHIEQVFTPLVEKCKKYGRAMRIGTNHGSLSDRIMSYYGDSPRGMVESAFEFARICRKLDYHNFVFSMKASNPVVMVQAYRLLVAEMYVQGWDYPLHLGVTEAGEGEDGRMKSAIGIGTLLQDGLGDTIRVSLTEPPEEEIDPCTRLANLGMRAAELQKGVAPFEEKHRHYFDFQRRSGQLPVQKEVKIKSSVEKLNYIYSLYTDSKRSSTAYFLWHLFKELSFLIQGEDVDYRGTLHRDGSVLMSVSLDQLKTPELLYKSLAAKLIVGMPFKDLATVDSILLRELPPVDDVDARLALKRLIDISMGVITPLSEQLTKPLPNAIALVNLKELSTGAHKLLPQGTRLVVSVRGDEPYEELEILKGVDATMLLHDLPYTEDRISRVHAARRLFEYLSDNSLDFPVIHHIQFPNGIHRDDLVIGAGSHAGALLVDGLGDGLLLEASDKDFDFLRNTSFNLLQGCRMRNTKTEYVSCPSCGRTLFDLQEISAEIREKTSHLPGVSIAIMGCIVNGPGEMADADFGYVGGAPGKIDLYVGKTVVKRAIAMEQATDALIDLIKEHGRWVDPPVEE
- the LOC123899757 gene encoding 4-hydroxy-3-methylbut-2-en-1-yl diphosphate synthase (ferredoxin), chloroplastic isoform X2, with the translated sequence MAAGTVPATFTSLRTCDSGLGFGKSIDFVRVSDLRRMKSVRRKVSIIRNSNPSQDIAELQPASKGSQLLVPRQKYCESLHKTVRRKTRTVTVGDVTIGSEHPIRIQTMTTTDTKDVAGTVEQVMKIADKGADIVRITVQGKKEADACFEIKNSLVQKNYNIPLVADIHFAPTVALRVAECFDKIRVNPGNFADRRAQFEILEYTEDDYQKELEHIEQVFTPLVEKCKKYGRAMRIGTNHGSLSDRIMSYYGDSPRGMVESAFEFARICRKLDYHNFVFSMKASNPVVMVQAYRLLVAEMYVQGWDYPLHLGVTEAGEGEDGRMKSAIGIGTLLQDGLGDTIRVSLTEPPEEEIDPCTRLANLGMRAAELQKGVAPFEEKHRHYFDFQRRSGQLPVQKEGEDVDYRGTLHRDGSVLMSVSLDQLKTPELLYKSLAAKLIVGMPFKDLATVDSILLRELPPVDDVDARLALKRLIDISMGVITPLSEQLTKPLPNAIALVNLKELSTGAHKLLPQGTRLVVSVRGDEPYEELEILKGVDATMLLHDLPYTEDRISRVHAARRLFEYLSDNSLDFPVIHHIQFPNGIHRDDLVIGAGSHAGALLVDGLGDGLLLEASDKDFDFLRNTSFNLLQGCRMRNTKTEYVSCPSCGRTLFDLQEISAEIREKTSHLPGVSIAIMGCIVNGPGEMADADFGYVGGAPGKIDLYVGKTVVKRAIAMEQATDALIDLIKEHGRWVDPPVEE
- the LOC123899758 gene encoding classical arabinogalactan protein 10-like, which codes for MENARLSFLSIFLLTLSLHVTADLPPSPSPSSSPSPPPQSPSSATTPSPSSLPSPSPQSPSPSPATTPSPYNPPASSPVVSFPPPPSPPTPITSNSSPAPSPEDSNSINHIGVDDGTDDSSGEGMSGSKKAGIAIGIIVAASVLMLAGMVYKKRKQNIRRNQYNYALGRDIVL